From Myxococcus xanthus, a single genomic window includes:
- a CDS encoding GNAT family N-acetyltransferase: MEANQVEHMTYLARSLPGAIVKDTPGLLLVDSGLPCNTFNVVCRARLERHEADARIAAAVSHFRDKAFPFAWWVGPDAAPEDLDARLSAHGLVNAEQELGMSMDLSRLPGLALPSGLCIRRAEDEHTLTDFARVVAANWEPADPHVLDFYARTAHVALAPDSPIRFFVGYLDGEAVAASECHRAWGVAGLYSVATVRHARRRGIGAALTLAPLLDAREAGYRTATLQASAQGQGVYSRLGFVPQGTFREYQ, encoded by the coding sequence ATGGAAGCCAATCAGGTGGAGCACATGACCTATCTGGCGCGAAGCCTCCCCGGCGCCATCGTGAAGGACACTCCCGGGCTGCTGCTCGTCGACTCCGGGTTGCCCTGCAACACCTTCAACGTGGTGTGCCGGGCCCGGCTCGAGCGCCACGAAGCGGACGCGCGCATCGCCGCCGCCGTCTCCCACTTCCGTGACAAGGCCTTTCCCTTCGCATGGTGGGTGGGACCGGACGCCGCGCCCGAGGACCTGGACGCCCGCCTGTCGGCGCACGGTCTGGTGAACGCCGAGCAGGAGTTGGGCATGTCCATGGACCTCTCCCGCCTGCCAGGACTCGCGCTGCCTTCGGGGCTGTGCATCCGCCGCGCAGAGGACGAACACACCCTGACGGACTTCGCCCGCGTCGTCGCGGCGAACTGGGAGCCCGCCGACCCACACGTGCTGGACTTCTACGCGAGGACGGCGCACGTGGCGCTCGCACCCGACAGCCCCATCCGCTTCTTCGTGGGCTACCTGGACGGCGAGGCGGTCGCCGCCAGTGAGTGCCACCGGGCGTGGGGGGTCGCGGGCCTCTACTCGGTGGCCACCGTGCGGCACGCTCGGCGACGAGGCATTGGCGCGGCGCTCACGCTGGCACCCCTGCTGGATGCCCGGGAGGCGGGCTACCGGACAGCCACCCTCCAGGCGTCCGCGCAGGGCCAGGGCGTCTATTCCCGGCTGGGTTTCGTACCCCAGGGGACCTTCCGCGAGTATCAATAG
- the gpmI gene encoding 2,3-bisphosphoglycerate-independent phosphoglycerate mutase, whose amino-acid sequence MTPAHKVLLCILDGWGIRQERDNNAIVLAGTPHLDKLASPYPFTELQTAGLAVGLPEGQMGNSEVGHTNIGAGRIVYQDLVRINRAAESGELAQNPVLRAALDGVKADGKALHLLGLVSPGGVHSSMDHLFALLKAAKERNVAHVYVHAFLDGRDTPPQSALGYVEELERFLHETHTGRIATVTGRFYAMDRDKRWDRVHQAYEALVFGRGPKAPDALSAIRASYAEKVTDEFVKPTVLAAGDGTPVGRIQDGDAVIFFNFRADRARELTQALAFPEFKEFDRGGLRLGRYVCMTQYDETFKLPALFEPDQPQDIFPELLSRQGLRQFRTAETEKYAHVTFFFNGGREVVYAGEDRHLVPSPRDVKTYDLKPEMSAYEVTAELVKRLDSGKYDFALVNFANPDMVGHSGRLDAAMKAVKAVDECLGALGKACERNGWVLAISADHGNCEQMVDLETGEPHTAHTLNPVPFHLIHPDFRGQKLRPGILADIAPTLCKVMGLPQSKEMNRQGLLP is encoded by the coding sequence ATGACGCCCGCGCACAAGGTCCTGCTCTGCATCCTGGATGGTTGGGGTATTCGCCAGGAGCGTGACAACAACGCCATCGTCCTGGCCGGCACGCCGCACCTCGACAAGCTGGCGAGCCCCTACCCCTTCACCGAGCTGCAGACGGCGGGTCTGGCCGTGGGCCTGCCCGAGGGGCAGATGGGCAACTCCGAGGTGGGCCACACCAACATCGGCGCCGGGCGAATCGTCTACCAGGACCTGGTGCGCATCAATCGCGCCGCGGAGTCCGGAGAGCTGGCGCAGAACCCCGTGCTTCGCGCGGCCCTCGACGGAGTGAAGGCGGACGGCAAGGCCCTGCACCTGCTGGGGCTGGTGTCGCCCGGCGGCGTCCATTCCTCCATGGACCACCTGTTCGCGCTGCTCAAGGCCGCGAAGGAACGCAACGTGGCCCATGTCTACGTGCACGCCTTCCTGGACGGGCGTGACACGCCGCCGCAGAGCGCGCTGGGCTACGTGGAGGAGCTGGAGCGCTTCCTCCATGAGACGCACACCGGCCGCATCGCCACCGTGACCGGGCGCTTCTACGCCATGGACCGCGACAAGCGCTGGGACCGGGTGCACCAGGCCTACGAGGCGCTGGTGTTCGGCCGCGGGCCCAAGGCGCCGGACGCGCTGAGCGCCATCCGTGCGTCCTACGCGGAGAAGGTCACCGACGAGTTCGTGAAGCCCACGGTGCTGGCCGCCGGTGACGGCACGCCGGTGGGCCGCATCCAGGATGGCGATGCGGTGATCTTCTTCAACTTCCGCGCAGACCGGGCGCGGGAGCTGACGCAGGCCCTGGCGTTCCCGGAGTTCAAGGAGTTCGACCGGGGCGGGCTGCGGCTGGGGCGCTACGTGTGCATGACCCAGTACGACGAGACCTTCAAGCTGCCGGCGCTCTTCGAGCCGGACCAGCCGCAGGACATCTTCCCGGAGCTGCTGTCACGCCAGGGGCTGCGCCAGTTCCGCACGGCGGAGACGGAGAAGTACGCGCACGTCACGTTCTTCTTCAACGGCGGCCGCGAGGTCGTCTACGCGGGCGAGGACCGGCACCTGGTGCCCAGCCCGCGCGACGTGAAGACGTACGACTTGAAGCCGGAGATGTCCGCCTACGAAGTCACGGCCGAGTTGGTGAAGCGGCTCGACTCCGGGAAGTACGACTTCGCGCTGGTGAACTTCGCCAACCCGGACATGGTGGGCCACAGCGGGCGGCTGGACGCGGCGATGAAGGCGGTGAAGGCGGTGGATGAATGCCTGGGCGCGCTGGGCAAGGCGTGCGAGCGCAACGGCTGGGTGCTGGCCATCTCCGCCGACCACGGCAACTGCGAGCAGATGGTGGACCTGGAGACGGGCGAGCCCCACACCGCGCACACGCTCAACCCGGTGCCCTTCCACCTCATCCACCCGGACTTCCGCGGGCAGAAGCTGCGCCCGGGCATCCTCGCGGACATCGCGCCCACCCTGTGCAAGGTGATGGGATTGCCGCAGTCCAAGGAGATGAACCGCCAGGGCCTGCTGCCGTGA
- the rsfS gene encoding ribosome silencing factor — MATKKKTTAKKTTTRAPAARKKTVSGKTPAKKKVPAAKKSAAKAPAKAAAKAPAKKKKAKLPVAPPQKVGPAENPAAKALAHRIGNLLVDKKAQDVVILDVRGMTSYADYFVIASAETDRQVSAMAENVQVQLKTGDEPMRPIGTEGFETGQWVLLDYGEVVAHLFLTDLRAHYDLEGLWADASREKLA; from the coding sequence ATGGCCACGAAGAAGAAGACGACCGCGAAAAAGACCACCACCCGGGCCCCGGCGGCCCGGAAGAAGACGGTATCGGGCAAGACGCCCGCGAAGAAGAAGGTCCCCGCAGCCAAGAAGTCGGCGGCGAAGGCCCCCGCCAAGGCGGCCGCCAAGGCCCCCGCGAAGAAGAAGAAGGCGAAGCTCCCAGTTGCCCCGCCCCAGAAGGTGGGCCCCGCGGAGAACCCGGCCGCCAAGGCGCTGGCGCACCGCATCGGCAACCTGCTGGTGGACAAGAAGGCGCAGGACGTCGTCATCCTCGACGTGCGCGGGATGACGTCCTACGCGGACTACTTCGTCATCGCCTCCGCGGAGACCGACCGTCAGGTGAGCGCCATGGCGGAGAACGTCCAGGTGCAGCTCAAGACGGGTGACGAGCCCATGCGTCCCATCGGCACCGAGGGCTTCGAGACGGGCCAGTGGGTGCTGCTCGACTACGGCGAGGTGGTGGCGCACCTGTTCCTCACCGACCTGCGCGCGCACTACGACCTCGAGGGACTCTGGGCCGACGCGTCTCGGGAGAAGCTGGCCTGA
- a CDS encoding tetratricopeptide repeat protein: MCGAPYRTLGNTEAVLYLLVSMSDARLEQFKKMVVDFPDSPMSHFSLGKLYLERRQYPEAAQALESAVRLDPTYAAAMVALGDAWAGAGESDKAREVLGRAREHALAQGHPGLAEEIDERIADLS; this comes from the coding sequence ATGTGCGGCGCACCCTACCGCACCCTTGGCAACACGGAAGCGGTCCTCTATCTGTTGGTGTCCATGAGCGACGCCCGGCTGGAACAGTTCAAGAAGATGGTGGTGGACTTCCCGGACTCCCCCATGAGCCATTTCTCCCTTGGGAAGCTGTACCTGGAGCGGCGGCAGTACCCCGAGGCCGCCCAAGCCCTGGAGTCGGCCGTCCGGCTGGACCCCACCTATGCGGCCGCCATGGTGGCCCTGGGGGATGCCTGGGCCGGGGCGGGGGAGTCCGACAAGGCGCGCGAGGTGCTGGGCCGGGCCCGGGAGCACGCCCTGGCCCAGGGGCACCCGGGGCTCGCCGAGGAAATCGACGAGCGCATCGCCGACCTGTCGTAG
- a CDS encoding serine/threonine protein kinase, producing MNVISIFPRAGMSVDGWRVIRELGNGGFAVVFLVEKHGRRSALKVARHRDSSGDEKQTHARTLRELAALLLLDHPNIVKHRGYGYSEHGNVYLALEYIDGWTLAEWAERKHPTVREVLQVFDKLCSALSYMHSRGVLHRDLKLSNVLIRKSDGEPIIIDFSCANYSLAEELTDAGLPPGTDRFRAPEQFQWLREHKAEHRAKYAFQVADEIFAIGAMLYELLTDPRPTEIQARFSLNSTVALPPPARALNVRVPEALNDLVASVLSRDPAKRPVDTEALRRELGELLAYSSAEYLTPVHPPSEQRQEEPSEQRVPPVADPSLPGAPTRSVRGWRGLLGGLAALIVLVVAGGFWLSQGEPPQPREPQVASAPPAPSSPHSAPLTSAAPAMSPVSPPPVPSTGLATAAPKEGSTVKTTPSPEVPPQGRQPRGRAKATAVADCATMTLVAALAAGCPGAQMRPESFTCPADAEEVMREDLRWRVNQRFVLTLNARHGPDDDVWFTAGSEVVGVVPKGVPSDQRAVTPPGTRFYGKAYFLSDRMGRSEGPALVIRYDRVKLPGQDERPICFVVESHSEVYEDGRVKSYNSGGGYVVDRWP from the coding sequence ATGAACGTGATTTCGATATTCCCGCGTGCTGGGATGTCCGTTGATGGTTGGCGTGTCATCAGGGAGCTTGGGAACGGTGGTTTTGCAGTCGTTTTCCTAGTTGAGAAACACGGCCGCAGAAGTGCGCTCAAGGTGGCGCGCCACCGAGATTCAAGCGGGGACGAAAAGCAAACTCACGCAAGGACGCTCCGGGAGCTAGCGGCGCTCCTTCTCCTGGACCATCCGAACATCGTCAAGCATCGTGGGTATGGGTACTCCGAGCATGGGAACGTCTATCTCGCGCTTGAATATATTGATGGTTGGACGCTAGCGGAGTGGGCGGAACGAAAACACCCCACGGTGCGGGAGGTCTTGCAAGTCTTCGACAAGCTTTGCTCCGCACTGTCATACATGCACAGTCGCGGCGTCCTGCATCGGGATTTGAAGCTGTCCAACGTTCTGATTCGAAAGAGCGATGGAGAGCCAATCATCATCGACTTTAGTTGTGCGAACTACTCATTGGCCGAAGAGCTTACGGATGCGGGCTTGCCCCCAGGCACGGACCGCTTTCGCGCGCCTGAGCAATTCCAATGGCTCCGAGAGCACAAGGCGGAGCACCGCGCGAAGTACGCCTTTCAAGTCGCGGACGAGATTTTCGCGATTGGTGCGATGCTCTATGAGTTGCTGACCGACCCCCGCCCGACCGAGATTCAAGCGCGCTTTTCGCTCAACAGTACAGTCGCATTGCCCCCGCCCGCGCGTGCGTTGAACGTGCGCGTGCCGGAAGCGTTGAACGACCTCGTCGCGAGCGTCCTATCGCGGGACCCTGCAAAGCGCCCCGTCGACACCGAGGCACTACGTCGCGAACTAGGCGAACTCCTGGCCTATTCGAGCGCGGAGTACCTGACCCCGGTGCATCCACCGTCCGAGCAGCGGCAGGAGGAACCATCTGAACAGCGGGTGCCCCCAGTTGCGGACCCAAGCCTTCCTGGGGCGCCTACGCGTTCTGTCCGGGGATGGCGCGGGCTCCTAGGGGGCCTAGCGGCCCTCATCGTGCTCGTCGTGGCAGGGGGCTTCTGGCTCAGCCAGGGGGAACCTCCGCAGCCACGAGAGCCGCAGGTTGCTAGTGCGCCACCGGCTCCTAGTTCCCCACATTCCGCGCCGCTCACATCGGCCGCCCCTGCTATGTCACCAGTTAGCCCCCCGCCTGTGCCATCGACGGGCCTCGCGACTGCCGCACCGAAGGAAGGTTCAACCGTGAAGACGACTCCGTCACCCGAGGTCCCACCCCAAGGCCGCCAGCCACGCGGTAGGGCGAAGGCCACCGCTGTTGCCGACTGCGCGACGATGACGCTCGTTGCGGCGCTCGCGGCGGGCTGCCCCGGAGCCCAGATGCGTCCCGAGTCGTTCACCTGCCCGGCTGATGCGGAAGAGGTAATGCGGGAGGATCTTCGTTGGAGGGTGAACCAGCGTTTCGTGCTCACCTTAAATGCCCGGCATGGCCCGGACGATGACGTGTGGTTCACGGCTGGTTCGGAAGTGGTGGGAGTGGTTCCGAAGGGCGTCCCCTCGGACCAGCGAGCGGTTACCCCACCAGGGACACGCTTCTACGGCAAGGCTTACTTCCTATCGGACCGAATGGGCCGCTCGGAGGGGCCTGCATTGGTCATCCGCTATGACCGCGTGAAGCTGCCGGGGCAGGATGAACGTCCCATCTGCTTCGTCGTCGAGTCTCACTCTGAGGTTTACGAAGACGGTCGGGTGAAGTCGTACAATTCGGGAGGGGGTTACGTCGTTGACCGCTGGCCCTGA
- a CDS encoding sigma-54-dependent transcriptional regulator codes for MARILVIDDHDTLREGMAVTLTRAGHTVSAVRSGQDGLAAYRKAPFDLVVTDLKMDGMDGIEVTKSLKALDAGAVVMVVTAFGTIETAVQAMQQGAYDFITKPFPPEVLRAKVDKGLELASTRKQVERLTARTAAHDTDAALTHGSLVGDSEPMQRLVSQVLKVAQSDATVLVRGESGTGKELVARMLHQRSPRRDGPFIVVHCAALAETLLESELFGHERGAFTGAVKRKLGRFELADGGTLFLDEIGEIPASVQTKLLRVLQEKEIQRVGGEDTFKVDVRVVSATHRDLQAEVKAGRFREDLYYRLHIVPVVLPPLRERPEDISLLARHFVAKHAMRVNRRVMGLDDSALRALARHAWPGNVRELENVIEQALVFAEGEQLTDLDLPSHLTASGTPRVEAGLPVLQGDRPLPDILEDLERQLIARAYEKASGVKTETARLLGIKTSALYYKLEKYGFLPKGTPPEES; via the coding sequence ATGGCGCGAATCCTCGTCATCGACGACCACGACACGCTGCGTGAAGGGATGGCTGTCACCCTCACTCGGGCAGGCCACACCGTGTCCGCGGTGCGCAGTGGCCAGGACGGATTGGCCGCCTACCGCAAGGCACCGTTCGACCTGGTCGTCACCGACCTGAAGATGGACGGTATGGACGGCATCGAGGTGACGAAGTCGCTCAAGGCGCTGGATGCCGGCGCCGTCGTCATGGTGGTGACGGCCTTCGGCACCATCGAGACCGCGGTGCAGGCGATGCAGCAAGGCGCCTACGACTTCATCACCAAGCCCTTCCCGCCCGAGGTGCTGCGCGCCAAGGTGGACAAGGGGCTGGAGCTGGCCTCCACGCGCAAGCAGGTGGAGCGACTGACGGCGCGCACCGCCGCGCACGACACGGACGCGGCCCTCACGCACGGCAGCCTGGTGGGCGACAGCGAGCCCATGCAGCGGCTGGTGTCCCAGGTGCTCAAGGTGGCGCAGAGCGACGCCACGGTGCTGGTGCGCGGAGAGAGCGGCACCGGCAAGGAGCTGGTGGCACGGATGCTCCACCAGCGCTCCCCGCGCCGAGACGGCCCCTTCATCGTCGTGCACTGCGCGGCGCTGGCGGAGACCCTGCTGGAGAGCGAGCTGTTCGGGCACGAGCGCGGCGCCTTCACCGGCGCGGTGAAGCGCAAGCTGGGGCGCTTCGAGCTGGCCGACGGCGGCACGCTGTTCCTGGACGAGATTGGCGAGATTCCCGCCTCTGTGCAGACGAAGCTCTTGCGCGTGCTCCAGGAGAAGGAAATCCAGCGCGTCGGCGGAGAGGACACGTTCAAGGTGGACGTGCGCGTGGTGAGCGCCACCCACCGGGACCTCCAGGCCGAGGTGAAGGCCGGACGCTTCCGCGAGGACCTCTACTACCGCCTGCACATCGTTCCGGTGGTACTGCCGCCCCTGCGCGAGCGTCCCGAGGACATCTCCCTGCTGGCCCGACACTTCGTGGCCAAGCACGCCATGCGCGTGAACCGACGTGTGATGGGCTTGGACGACAGCGCGCTGCGCGCCCTGGCCCGCCACGCGTGGCCCGGCAACGTGCGCGAGCTGGAGAACGTCATCGAACAGGCGCTCGTCTTCGCCGAAGGTGAGCAGCTCACCGACCTGGACCTGCCCTCACACCTCACCGCCAGTGGCACCCCGCGCGTCGAGGCGGGCCTGCCAGTGCTCCAGGGCGACCGCCCCCTGCCCGACATCCTGGAGGATTTGGAGCGTCAGCTCATCGCCCGGGCCTATGAGAAGGCCAGCGGCGTGAAGACGGAGACGGCCCGCCTGCTAGGTATCAAGACGTCCGCGCTGTACTACAAGCTGGAGAAGTACGGCTTCCTCCCCAAGGGGACGCCTCCCGAGGAGAGCTGA
- a CDS encoding serine/threonine protein kinase yields the protein MRQVASFAALVASLRTRGNGMSQAIEFKIPPGAILFSADGVGYEFREDLGPTHHGMSLFVARLRNSSGEPRGKVLLKAVPAPSVKEGGRVRRARAKLDEQVRLATSLAHPAILKVHGLHKVEGYWYVSAEHPSGNSLNELLTLAVECRRWFSPLFVMFVGSQVAAALEHAHTAKDASGRPLNIVHRAIDVAHIFIDWDGTVRLGDFGLALSNLPGRVASSVRGPRGDYFYSSPEMLLGGPVDARSDLFMLGVVLLEMATGKNLLFHPDALTPEVMGSLSVKSRRRVIQAIKRATLAGASPMVEDAIWRAATLTDADVDAMTEGLPQGLRVTLNRLLRVSPRERYQSAGELAKDLAGWVGGTFTKADAAAELRARAAQAEEMLDALGLTPPRGRGKRHPDDVTTS from the coding sequence ATGCGGCAGGTAGCTTCCTTTGCCGCGTTGGTCGCGAGTCTGCGCACGAGGGGAAACGGCATGTCGCAAGCAATCGAGTTCAAGATCCCGCCAGGGGCGATTCTCTTCTCGGCGGATGGCGTCGGCTACGAGTTCCGCGAGGACTTGGGGCCGACGCACCATGGGATGTCCCTCTTCGTGGCGCGGCTTCGAAACTCCTCGGGGGAGCCTCGGGGAAAGGTGCTGCTGAAGGCGGTCCCTGCGCCATCGGTGAAGGAGGGGGGGCGGGTTCGGCGGGCACGAGCAAAGCTTGATGAGCAGGTTCGTCTTGCCACCTCCCTCGCGCACCCGGCAATCCTCAAGGTTCACGGGCTCCACAAGGTAGAGGGCTACTGGTACGTCAGCGCTGAGCATCCATCCGGGAACTCCCTGAATGAGTTGCTGACGCTCGCGGTCGAGTGCCGTCGATGGTTCTCGCCCCTCTTCGTGATGTTCGTAGGCTCGCAGGTGGCGGCAGCTCTTGAGCACGCGCACACGGCGAAGGATGCCAGCGGACGCCCATTGAACATCGTTCACCGAGCCATCGACGTCGCGCACATCTTCATCGACTGGGACGGGACGGTTCGGCTCGGCGACTTCGGTCTCGCGCTGTCCAACTTGCCGGGGCGCGTGGCTTCCTCTGTTCGCGGCCCGCGAGGAGACTACTTCTATTCGTCGCCTGAGATGCTGCTTGGCGGGCCCGTAGACGCGCGCTCGGACCTCTTCATGTTGGGGGTGGTGCTGCTCGAAATGGCGACGGGAAAGAATCTGCTCTTCCACCCGGACGCCCTCACGCCCGAGGTCATGGGCTCTTTGTCTGTGAAGAGTCGTCGGCGAGTCATTCAGGCCATCAAGCGGGCCACGCTGGCCGGGGCGTCACCCATGGTGGAGGACGCGATTTGGCGTGCCGCGACGCTGACGGATGCGGACGTGGACGCGATGACGGAGGGGCTTCCCCAGGGGCTTCGCGTGACGCTGAACCGGCTTCTTCGGGTCTCCCCTCGCGAGCGCTACCAGTCCGCCGGAGAGCTGGCCAAAGACCTAGCGGGCTGGGTTGGGGGCACCTTCACGAAGGCTGATGCCGCTGCGGAACTCAGGGCGCGTGCAGCTCAGGCAGAAGAGATGTTGGATGCGCTGGGGCTCACGCCGCCTCGCGGTCGCGGCAAGCGCCACCCGGATGACGTGACGACGTCCTGA
- a CDS encoding 23S rRNA (pseudouridine(1915)-N(3))-methyltransferase RlmH encodes MKVRLLSIGKDRSGLYEPAVQEYAKRLGHYTRFELVEMAEASGKRLKPGDAKAAEAEAILSKRKPQDWLVALDERGSLLDSVELSRYVGKAQTGAKDLLFIIGGDEGLDARVRDAANLTLSLSKMTLPHRLARVVLIEQLYRAFTILKGEPYHK; translated from the coding sequence GTGAAGGTCCGGCTCCTCTCCATCGGCAAGGACCGCTCGGGCCTGTATGAGCCCGCGGTCCAGGAGTACGCCAAGCGCCTGGGCCACTACACCCGCTTCGAGTTGGTGGAGATGGCGGAGGCCAGCGGCAAGCGGCTCAAGCCCGGCGACGCGAAGGCCGCCGAAGCCGAGGCGATTCTCTCCAAGCGCAAGCCGCAGGACTGGCTGGTGGCCCTGGACGAGCGCGGCTCACTGCTCGACTCCGTCGAGCTGAGCCGCTACGTCGGCAAGGCGCAGACGGGCGCCAAGGACCTGCTGTTCATCATTGGCGGGGACGAAGGGCTCGACGCGCGCGTGCGGGACGCGGCGAACCTCACGCTGTCCCTGTCGAAGATGACGCTGCCTCACCGGCTGGCGCGCGTGGTGCTCATCGAACAGCTCTACCGCGCGTTCACCATCCTCAAGGGCGAGCCGTACCACAAGTAG
- a CDS encoding RNA ligase RtcB family protein translates to MRTDASSEHLPTSAPQAPVRVIASAQSWVEGEAVRQLEAMARLPGMKLAVGLPDLHPGKGAPVGAAFTSEGFLYPYLVGSDIGCGMGLWNVDLLARKAKPERWAGKLDLEGPWTGDTEGFLQEHGVKSSGYEAALGTVGGGNHFAELQRVDAVHDAKVFSALGLEADRLLLLVHSGSRGLGEAILRAHVDRHAAGGLADDSSEAQTYLTRHDHAVAWGRANRALVARRMLDGIGAMGQRVLDVCHNSVTPRRDTGRTQWLHRKGAAPSDEGPVVIPGSRGALSYLVIPTGESHASAHSLAHGAGRKWTRTAARERMRERFTAESLTRTAFKSHVVCENKDLLFEEAPPAYKPIDRVVTDLVEAGLVRVVATLAPVLTYKTRARPE, encoded by the coding sequence ATGCGCACTGACGCCTCCTCTGAACATCTCCCCACTTCCGCGCCGCAGGCGCCCGTGCGTGTCATCGCCTCCGCCCAGTCCTGGGTGGAAGGCGAGGCGGTGCGGCAACTCGAAGCCATGGCCCGCTTGCCAGGAATGAAGCTGGCGGTGGGCCTCCCGGACCTGCATCCCGGCAAGGGTGCTCCGGTGGGCGCGGCCTTCACCTCCGAAGGCTTTCTCTATCCCTATCTGGTCGGCAGTGACATCGGCTGTGGCATGGGCCTGTGGAACGTGGACCTGCTGGCACGTAAAGCCAAGCCCGAGCGTTGGGCAGGCAAGTTGGACCTGGAAGGCCCGTGGACAGGTGACACGGAAGGCTTCCTCCAGGAGCACGGCGTGAAGTCCTCGGGCTACGAGGCCGCGCTGGGCACGGTGGGCGGCGGCAACCACTTCGCGGAGTTGCAGCGGGTGGACGCGGTCCATGACGCGAAGGTCTTCAGCGCCCTGGGCCTGGAGGCGGACCGCTTGCTGCTCCTGGTGCACTCCGGCTCGCGCGGCCTGGGTGAAGCGATTCTCCGGGCCCATGTGGACCGGCACGCGGCGGGCGGCCTCGCGGACGACTCATCCGAGGCGCAGACCTACCTCACGCGCCATGACCACGCGGTGGCCTGGGGCCGGGCCAATCGGGCCCTGGTGGCGCGGCGGATGCTGGACGGCATCGGCGCGATGGGCCAGCGAGTCCTCGACGTGTGCCACAACAGTGTCACCCCTCGGCGTGACACGGGACGGACGCAGTGGCTGCACCGCAAGGGCGCGGCGCCGTCCGACGAAGGGCCGGTGGTGATTCCCGGCAGCCGCGGCGCACTGAGCTACCTGGTGATTCCAACCGGGGAGAGCCACGCCAGCGCGCACAGCCTGGCGCACGGCGCGGGCCGCAAGTGGACACGCACGGCCGCCCGGGAACGGATGCGCGAACGCTTCACGGCGGAATCACTCACCCGCACCGCCTTCAAGAGCCACGTGGTGTGTGAGAACAAGGACCTCCTCTTCGAGGAGGCGCCGCCCGCGTACAAGCCCATCGACCGCGTGGTGACGGACCTGGTGGAAGCGGGGCTGGTCCGAGTGGTGGCCACCCTGGCGCCCGTCCTCACGTACAAGACGCGCGCCCGGCCGGAGTAG
- a CDS encoding double zinc ribbon domain-containing protein, with the protein MLKALLDVLYPPSCLACTKVLPGPEGFFCETCDTAVERLPPACCRTCAEPGAFPGETCPRCRATPPPFTRAWAPFAHEGPLARAIHRFKYAM; encoded by the coding sequence GTGCTGAAAGCCCTGCTGGACGTGCTCTATCCCCCTTCGTGCCTCGCGTGCACGAAGGTGCTGCCGGGCCCAGAGGGCTTCTTCTGCGAGACGTGCGACACCGCGGTGGAGCGGCTTCCTCCCGCGTGCTGCCGCACCTGCGCGGAGCCCGGTGCGTTTCCCGGGGAGACGTGCCCCCGATGCCGCGCCACCCCGCCGCCCTTCACTCGCGCCTGGGCGCCCTTCGCGCACGAGGGGCCCCTGGCGCGCGCCATCCACCGGTTCAAGTATGCGATGTAA
- a CDS encoding NUDIX hydrolase gives MESEVSSATSLQALLERHVPEDVKEREDLERMRHFARSLARPFSREQLEAHFTGSAVVVDPEGARVVLLHHRKLQRWLQPGGHADVTDAGHMEATALREAREETGCRVSLHPAAPQPLDVDIHTIPARRDEPEHHHLDVRFLVVAENPDALVHDPAESFGVRWLTWDEAMTHADEVPLRRMLAKARRVVASAP, from the coding sequence ATGGAATCCGAAGTTTCTTCCGCCACGTCCCTCCAGGCCCTGCTCGAGCGCCACGTTCCCGAGGACGTGAAGGAGCGAGAGGACCTGGAGCGCATGCGCCACTTCGCCCGTTCCCTGGCGCGGCCCTTCTCCCGGGAGCAACTGGAGGCCCACTTCACGGGCAGCGCGGTGGTGGTGGACCCAGAGGGCGCGCGCGTCGTCCTGTTGCATCACCGCAAGCTCCAACGCTGGCTGCAGCCCGGAGGACACGCGGATGTCACGGACGCGGGCCACATGGAGGCCACGGCGCTGCGTGAAGCCCGTGAGGAGACGGGATGTCGCGTGTCCCTGCACCCGGCCGCGCCCCAGCCGCTGGACGTGGACATCCACACCATCCCCGCGCGCCGCGACGAGCCGGAGCACCACCACCTGGACGTGCGCTTCCTCGTGGTGGCGGAGAACCCCGACGCCCTGGTGCATGACCCGGCGGAGTCCTTCGGCGTGCGGTGGCTCACCTGGGATGAAGCCATGACGCATGCGGACGAAGTGCCTCTGCGTCGCATGCTGGCGAAAGCCCGGCGCGTGGTGGCCTCCGCGCCCTGA